From a single Rhodococcus qingshengii JCM 15477 genomic region:
- a CDS encoding FAD-dependent oxidoreductase, producing MADPTVRPISAADITTWDYEADVVVAGYGIAGVTAAIEAARAGAEVLVLERTGGWGGAASLAGGFIYLGGGTPLQKACGFEDSVENMKTFMKAALGPGTDDTKIDAYCEGSVDHYNWLVDAGVPFKESFWGQPGWEPPYDDGLMYSGGENAAPFNTLVDPAPRGHVPQMSEKNTGEKGGGYMLMKPLVETAEKLGVRAEYDLRVQTVVVDGDRVVGVVAKRYGKDVAIRARKGVVLAMGSFAYNNEMVRSNAPRIFGHPAASIEAHDGRAIQIGQALGADTAHMDATEVAFFCDPQLMVRGILVNGRGQRYIPEDTYPGRVGQATLFQQDNQAFLVIDEAAYEEGMNAESSSAQLRAQPSWVAETVEELEGEMGLPAGSLQSTVDLYNRHAAEGSDPVLGKKSEWVKPIVGPFAAIDLRGRTGGFTLGGLKTTVDSEVLHVSGAPIPGLFAAGRCTSGVCAGGYASGTSLGDGSFFGRRAGISAAR from the coding sequence ATGGCCGACCCCACCGTCAGACCGATCTCCGCTGCCGACATCACCACCTGGGACTACGAGGCCGACGTCGTCGTCGCGGGATACGGCATCGCCGGCGTCACCGCTGCGATCGAAGCAGCGCGTGCCGGCGCCGAGGTGCTCGTCCTGGAGCGGACGGGCGGTTGGGGCGGAGCCGCGTCACTGGCTGGTGGATTCATCTACCTGGGCGGTGGAACGCCGTTGCAGAAGGCGTGCGGGTTCGAGGACTCGGTCGAGAACATGAAGACGTTCATGAAGGCAGCGCTCGGCCCCGGAACCGACGATACGAAGATCGACGCGTACTGCGAGGGCAGCGTCGATCACTACAACTGGCTCGTCGACGCCGGGGTCCCGTTCAAGGAATCGTTCTGGGGTCAGCCCGGCTGGGAACCGCCGTACGACGACGGCCTCATGTACTCGGGAGGCGAGAACGCCGCGCCGTTCAACACCCTCGTCGATCCCGCGCCCCGCGGACACGTTCCGCAGATGTCCGAGAAGAACACCGGCGAGAAGGGCGGCGGCTACATGCTGATGAAGCCACTCGTCGAGACGGCCGAAAAGCTCGGCGTCCGAGCAGAATACGATCTGCGCGTCCAAACTGTGGTGGTAGACGGCGATCGGGTTGTCGGCGTCGTCGCCAAGCGCTACGGCAAGGATGTCGCGATTCGTGCCCGCAAAGGCGTAGTGCTGGCGATGGGCAGCTTCGCGTACAACAACGAGATGGTGCGCTCGAACGCACCGCGCATCTTCGGCCACCCGGCGGCCTCCATCGAGGCGCACGACGGCCGCGCAATCCAGATCGGTCAGGCACTCGGCGCCGACACCGCACACATGGACGCCACCGAGGTCGCGTTCTTCTGCGACCCGCAGTTGATGGTGCGCGGCATTCTTGTCAACGGCCGCGGTCAGCGATACATCCCCGAGGACACCTACCCCGGCCGCGTCGGCCAGGCAACGCTGTTCCAGCAGGACAACCAGGCATTCCTCGTGATCGACGAAGCTGCGTACGAGGAAGGCATGAATGCCGAATCGTCCAGTGCACAGTTGCGGGCGCAGCCGAGCTGGGTGGCGGAGACCGTCGAGGAACTCGAAGGCGAGATGGGATTGCCCGCCGGATCGCTGCAATCCACCGTCGACCTCTACAACCGGCACGCGGCTGAAGGTTCGGATCCGGTGCTCGGCAAGAAGTCCGAGTGGGTGAAGCCGATCGTCGGCCCGTTCGCGGCAATCGATCTCCGTGGCCGCACAGGCGGATTCACGCTGGGAGGATTGAAGACCACCGTCGATTCCGAGGTTCTGCACGTCTCGGGTGCGCCGATCCCCGGACTTTTCGCAGCGGGTCGCTGCACGTCCGGTGTCTGTGCGGGCGGTTACGCCAGCGGGACAAGTCTCGGCGACGGCAGCTTCTTCGGACGTCGTGCCGGAATCAGCGCGGCGCGCTAG
- a CDS encoding GAF domain-containing protein — protein sequence MTIVGNAPEGSRLGAVVPGTDLSQHARLLSRVHDAVLSGQEPPAQPRTVVARSWSRVAAGGLTPDHCGASTVADFSELEARRSRTALRSVLPELRTTLTEVAEDAGFIVVVADADGVLLWREGAKTVKRAADALGFAEGARWSEQSVGTNAIGTALIEDSAVQLFSAEHYAPTHHNWSCTGSPVHDPRTGEILGVVDISGSAASVHPTTVALVRTAVRLAEATLWREHAASLERLRSRAAPLFAAGTGPALVVDEYGWVAGASGIAAPDRVAAPSAGKPVIVPGLGMCLPEPLGDGWLLCTGVGGPLIELELALGASPQVTVRGDANWTRALSPRHAQILRALAAVGSAGVDAAGLSEVLFGDREHVVAVRAEVSRLRKHLGAVLQTQPYRFAEGVRVVVI from the coding sequence GTGACCATCGTGGGGAACGCTCCCGAAGGCAGTCGGCTCGGTGCCGTCGTGCCGGGTACCGACCTGTCGCAGCATGCTCGCCTACTCAGTCGGGTGCACGACGCAGTTCTCTCCGGCCAGGAACCACCGGCGCAGCCGCGGACCGTCGTGGCGCGGTCGTGGTCGAGGGTGGCCGCCGGCGGGCTCACGCCGGATCACTGCGGTGCGTCTACTGTTGCCGATTTCTCCGAGTTGGAGGCGAGGCGTTCGCGTACCGCGCTGCGAAGCGTTCTGCCCGAACTGCGAACCACGCTCACCGAGGTCGCCGAGGACGCGGGCTTCATCGTGGTCGTTGCCGACGCCGACGGTGTCCTGCTCTGGCGCGAAGGGGCGAAGACCGTCAAACGTGCGGCGGACGCTCTCGGGTTCGCGGAAGGCGCACGCTGGTCGGAGCAGTCGGTGGGGACCAACGCGATAGGTACCGCGCTGATCGAAGACTCTGCGGTGCAACTCTTCTCGGCCGAGCACTATGCGCCCACGCATCACAATTGGTCGTGTACCGGCTCGCCCGTGCACGACCCACGGACGGGCGAGATCCTGGGCGTGGTGGACATCAGTGGATCCGCAGCTTCGGTGCATCCCACCACCGTCGCGCTGGTGCGCACCGCGGTTCGCCTCGCGGAGGCGACGCTGTGGCGCGAGCACGCGGCTTCGCTCGAGCGCCTGCGCTCGCGGGCGGCACCGCTGTTCGCGGCAGGAACAGGTCCGGCATTGGTGGTCGACGAATACGGCTGGGTGGCCGGCGCCAGCGGGATTGCCGCGCCCGACCGCGTGGCAGCACCCAGTGCGGGAAAGCCCGTCATCGTGCCAGGTCTGGGGATGTGTCTGCCTGAGCCGCTCGGAGACGGTTGGCTGTTGTGCACCGGCGTCGGCGGGCCGTTGATCGAGCTGGAGCTGGCCCTCGGCGCATCGCCGCAGGTGACGGTGCGTGGTGACGCCAACTGGACGCGCGCGCTTTCGCCGCGTCACGCCCAGATCTTGCGGGCACTGGCAGCCGTCGGTTCGGCAGGTGTGGATGCCGCAGGCCTGAGCGAAGTGCTCTTCGGTGATCGCGAGCATGTCGTGGCAGTGCGCGCCGAGGTGTCCAGACTGAGGAAACACCTCGGCGCGGTCCTGCAGACTCAGCCGTACCGCTTTGCCGAGGGCGTGCGAGTTGTGGTGATCTAG
- a CDS encoding 50S ribosomal protein L25/general stress protein Ctc yields the protein MSEENNLVAVVRTEFGKGAARRARRDGQVPTVLYGHGEDPRHLNVPARDFAAILRAHGTNAILTLDIEGTEQVALTKSVVVHPIRNYIEHADLLVIKKGEKVTIDVNVIVVGDAAAGTMVAQDASTISIEADALHIPEQIEVSVEGLEIGTQILASQLELPKGSTLQADADTLIVNVVAAPTEADLEEGAEAPAADEAAEEA from the coding sequence ATGTCTGAAGAAAACAACCTCGTCGCCGTCGTCCGCACCGAATTCGGCAAGGGCGCAGCTCGCCGCGCACGTCGTGACGGCCAGGTCCCCACGGTTCTGTACGGCCACGGTGAAGATCCCCGCCACCTCAATGTGCCGGCTCGCGACTTCGCCGCCATCCTCCGTGCACACGGCACCAACGCCATCCTCACCCTCGACATCGAGGGCACGGAGCAGGTTGCACTGACCAAGTCGGTCGTCGTGCACCCCATCCGCAACTACATCGAGCACGCCGACCTCCTCGTCATCAAGAAGGGCGAGAAGGTCACGATCGACGTGAACGTCATCGTCGTCGGCGATGCTGCTGCAGGCACGATGGTCGCGCAGGACGCATCCACGATCTCCATCGAGGCCGACGCGCTTCACATCCCCGAGCAGATCGAGGTTTCGGTCGAGGGTCTCGAGATCGGAACCCAGATCCTGGCCAGCCAGCTCGAACTGCCCAAGGGCTCGACCCTGCAGGCTGACGCCGACACCCTGATCGTCAACGTCGTTGCTGCACCCACCGAGGCAGACCTCGAAGAGGGCGCAGAAGCTCCCGCCGCCGACGAGGCTGCAGAAGAGGCCTGA
- the pth gene encoding aminoacyl-tRNA hydrolase, whose protein sequence is MSTDTALVIGLGNPGPQYEKTRHNVGFMVAGTLAGRMGGKFNVHKKSGAEIVEGRLAGRRVILGKPRSYMNLSGGAVAGLARFFSVDAANIIVVHDELDLDFGTIRLKLGGGEGGHNGLRSISSSLTTKDYLRTRVGIGRPPGRMDPADYVLKPFSSTERKELDLVCEEAADAVELLLELGLEAAQNRLH, encoded by the coding sequence TTGAGCACAGATACCGCCCTCGTCATCGGCCTGGGTAATCCCGGCCCCCAGTACGAGAAGACCCGGCACAACGTCGGCTTCATGGTCGCCGGCACCCTTGCCGGGCGCATGGGCGGAAAGTTCAACGTACACAAGAAGAGTGGTGCCGAAATCGTCGAAGGTCGCCTCGCCGGCCGGCGCGTGATTCTCGGAAAACCACGCTCGTACATGAATCTCTCGGGTGGCGCTGTCGCCGGTCTCGCACGGTTCTTCTCGGTCGACGCCGCGAACATCATCGTCGTCCACGACGAACTGGATCTCGATTTCGGGACGATCAGACTCAAACTCGGCGGCGGCGAAGGCGGCCACAACGGCCTGCGGTCCATTTCGAGTTCGTTGACCACCAAGGACTACCTGCGCACGCGCGTCGGGATCGGTCGTCCGCCGGGCCGCATGGACCCGGCGGACTACGTTCTCAAGCCGTTCTCGTCCACGGAGCGAAAAGAACTCGATCTCGTATGCGAAGAGGCTGCGGATGCAGTGGAGCTACTGCTCGAACTCGGGTTGGAAGCCGCACAGAACCGCCTGCACTGA
- a CDS encoding fatty acyl-AMP ligase → MSKFTEEMYATAAVTDRGLVTGEPDNAFRQTWGDIHQEARRMAGGLAEVGIDRGVAIGILAGQPVDIAPACQATWMRGASVTMLHQPTPRTDLGVWAQDTETVIDMISAKAVILGAPFDAAKPLLEERGITVVTVDELRSGTSIDPVETAESDIALQQLTSGSTGSPKAVQITHENFYTNAYAMINRIKFSIEDDVMVSWLPLFHDMGMVGFLTVPMQVGAEVISITPMDFLRTPVLWAELMGKYGGTVTAAPNFAYSLLARRLAQAEDGAVDLSSVRYMWNGAEPVDPDTMDALAEAGARFGLNPTALAPVYGMAETTLAVSIPDPDQGQVLDYVDPDFLESMSRAVPSNRPNARALATLGKMVPDLEGRIVDRDGQVLPARGVGIIEVRGKAVTPGYVTVDGHKPAQDDDGWLDTGDVGYFTEEGLVVVCGRVKDVIIMGGRNVYPTDIERAAGTVAGVRPGNAVAIRLDAGQKRESFAVAVETNAFEDPEEVKRIEREVVHAVVADVGVRPRAVAVLGPGSIPKTSSGKLRRANSAALLGN, encoded by the coding sequence TTGAGCAAGTTCACCGAAGAGATGTATGCGACCGCCGCAGTCACCGACCGCGGCCTGGTGACGGGAGAGCCGGACAACGCTTTCCGTCAGACCTGGGGCGACATCCACCAGGAGGCTAGGCGCATGGCCGGCGGCCTGGCCGAGGTCGGTATCGATCGCGGCGTCGCGATCGGCATTCTCGCCGGACAGCCCGTCGACATCGCACCTGCCTGCCAGGCGACGTGGATGCGCGGTGCGTCGGTGACGATGCTGCATCAGCCGACCCCCCGAACGGATCTGGGCGTCTGGGCTCAGGACACCGAGACTGTGATCGACATGATCTCCGCGAAAGCCGTCATTCTGGGTGCGCCCTTCGACGCGGCCAAGCCGCTCCTCGAAGAGCGTGGCATCACCGTCGTGACGGTGGACGAGCTTCGCAGCGGAACGTCGATCGATCCCGTGGAGACGGCCGAATCGGATATCGCACTCCAGCAGTTGACGTCCGGTTCCACCGGTTCGCCCAAGGCTGTGCAGATCACGCACGAGAACTTCTACACAAATGCCTACGCCATGATCAACCGCATCAAGTTCTCCATCGAAGACGACGTGATGGTGAGCTGGCTTCCGCTCTTCCACGACATGGGCATGGTCGGTTTTCTCACGGTTCCGATGCAGGTGGGCGCAGAGGTCATCAGCATCACGCCGATGGATTTCCTGCGCACCCCGGTGCTGTGGGCCGAGCTGATGGGCAAGTACGGCGGAACCGTCACCGCCGCACCGAACTTCGCGTACTCGCTCTTGGCTCGTCGACTCGCACAGGCGGAAGACGGGGCAGTCGACCTGTCCAGCGTCCGATACATGTGGAACGGCGCCGAGCCGGTGGATCCCGACACGATGGATGCACTCGCCGAGGCAGGTGCGCGTTTCGGTTTGAACCCGACTGCGCTGGCGCCCGTGTACGGAATGGCGGAAACCACGCTCGCCGTGTCGATTCCGGATCCCGATCAAGGTCAGGTCCTCGACTACGTCGATCCAGACTTTCTCGAATCGATGTCTCGAGCGGTGCCGTCCAATCGCCCCAACGCTCGTGCCCTCGCCACACTCGGCAAGATGGTGCCTGACCTCGAGGGACGCATCGTCGACCGTGACGGTCAGGTGCTTCCGGCCCGCGGTGTCGGAATCATCGAGGTTCGCGGCAAGGCAGTCACTCCCGGGTACGTCACGGTCGACGGACACAAGCCGGCCCAGGACGACGACGGTTGGCTCGACACCGGTGACGTCGGGTACTTCACCGAGGAAGGACTGGTCGTGGTGTGCGGGCGTGTCAAGGACGTCATCATCATGGGCGGCCGGAACGTGTACCCCACAGACATCGAACGGGCGGCCGGAACCGTTGCCGGTGTGCGTCCCGGAAACGCCGTCGCGATTCGTCTCGACGCCGGCCAGAAGCGTGAGAGCTTTGCAGTCGCCGTCGAGACCAACGCTTTCGAAGATCCGGAAGAGGTCAAGCGTATCGAACGCGAAGTGGTCCACGCCGTGGTTGCCGACGTCGGTGTCCGACCTCGCGCCGTTGCGGTCCTGGGTCCCGGCAGTATCCCGAAGACGTCGTCGGGGAAGCTCCGCCGCGCGAATTCGGCTGCACTGCTGGGTAACTGA
- a CDS encoding peptide chain release factor 3 — translation MSAEAERRRTFAVISHPDAGKSTLTEALALHAKKISEAGAVHGKAGRKSTVSDWMEMEKARGISVSSTALQFNYHSSETPDEQINVINLVDTPGHSDFSEDTYRVLTAVDAAVMLIDAAKGLEPQTLKLFQVCRHRGIPVITVINKWDRPGQTPLELLDEISERIGLTPTPLYWPVGIAGDFRGLLRRGEDGEAREYVRFTRTAGGAKIAPEEVMDADAALAKEGSEWETAAEESELLSATGQDHDQEMFLAGQTSPVIFASAMLNFGVRQILDTLVELAPPPRGREDLSGKPREVTDPFSAVVFKVQAGMDTAHRDRLAFMRIVSGVFERGMVVTHAQTGKPFTTKYAQTVFGRERSTVESAFPGDVVGLVNATALAPGHTLYTEKKVEFPPIPSFAPEHFSILRAESAGKYKQFRRAVDQLDSEGVVQILRNDIRGDASPVMAAVGPMQFEVVAARMKAEFNVEAKMEPLGYALARRTDAASEVELNRQRGVEVFTRSDGVLLALVSDKWRLQYIQKELPDLTLEPLVAAAD, via the coding sequence CTGTCCGCCGAGGCAGAGCGTCGCCGAACCTTCGCCGTCATCTCGCATCCCGACGCCGGAAAGTCGACGCTGACCGAAGCGCTGGCACTGCACGCGAAGAAGATCTCGGAGGCAGGAGCCGTCCACGGCAAGGCAGGCCGCAAGTCGACGGTCTCGGACTGGATGGAGATGGAGAAGGCCCGCGGCATTTCCGTCAGTTCCACCGCACTGCAGTTCAACTACCACTCGTCCGAGACCCCGGACGAGCAGATCAACGTCATCAACCTCGTCGACACCCCCGGTCACTCCGACTTCTCCGAGGACACGTACCGCGTCCTGACCGCCGTCGACGCGGCGGTCATGCTCATCGACGCTGCCAAGGGCCTCGAACCGCAGACGCTCAAGCTGTTTCAGGTGTGTCGTCACCGCGGCATTCCGGTCATCACCGTCATCAACAAGTGGGACCGTCCCGGTCAGACTCCTCTCGAACTGCTCGACGAGATCAGCGAACGGATCGGCCTCACACCGACCCCCCTGTACTGGCCGGTCGGCATCGCCGGCGACTTCCGCGGACTGCTGCGGCGCGGTGAAGACGGTGAGGCTCGCGAGTACGTCCGCTTCACCCGTACCGCAGGCGGCGCGAAGATCGCCCCCGAAGAGGTCATGGACGCCGACGCGGCGCTCGCCAAGGAAGGCTCCGAGTGGGAGACCGCGGCCGAGGAGAGTGAACTGCTCTCCGCTACCGGCCAGGACCACGATCAGGAGATGTTCCTCGCCGGTCAGACTTCCCCGGTGATCTTCGCGTCCGCGATGCTCAACTTCGGCGTCCGCCAGATCCTCGACACCCTCGTCGAATTGGCGCCGCCGCCGCGTGGGCGCGAAGACCTCAGCGGCAAGCCGCGCGAGGTCACCGATCCGTTCAGTGCGGTCGTCTTCAAGGTGCAGGCCGGTATGGACACCGCGCACCGCGACCGTCTGGCGTTCATGCGCATCGTCTCCGGCGTGTTCGAGCGCGGCATGGTTGTCACACACGCCCAAACCGGCAAGCCCTTCACGACCAAGTACGCCCAGACGGTATTCGGACGTGAACGTTCCACCGTCGAATCCGCGTTCCCCGGCGACGTCGTCGGCCTCGTCAACGCCACCGCACTCGCACCCGGCCACACGCTGTACACCGAGAAGAAGGTGGAGTTCCCGCCGATCCCGTCGTTCGCGCCGGAACACTTCTCGATCCTGCGCGCCGAAAGCGCCGGCAAGTACAAGCAGTTCCGCCGTGCTGTCGACCAACTCGATTCCGAGGGCGTCGTCCAGATTCTCCGCAACGACATCCGCGGCGACGCCTCCCCCGTCATGGCGGCCGTCGGCCCGATGCAGTTCGAGGTCGTCGCAGCACGCATGAAGGCCGAGTTCAACGTCGAGGCCAAGATGGAACCGCTCGGCTACGCATTGGCTCGCCGTACCGACGCCGCGTCCGAGGTCGAACTGAACCGTCAGCGCGGTGTGGAGGTCTTCACCCGATCCGACGGTGTTCTGCTCGCCCTGGTCAGTGACAAGTGGCGCCTGCAGTACATCCAGAAGGAACTCCCGGATCTGACGCTCGAACCCCTCGTCGCTGCTGCGGACTGA
- the pnuC gene encoding nicotinamide riboside transporter PnuC yields the protein MSLIEALFDAELHIGSATILWREIIGNAFGIGSAIAGARRSVWAWPVGIAGNALLFTVFMGALFHTPQELNLYGQAGRQLLFITVSVYGWTQWRRGARDSGRAVLPHWATTRERVAMIAVMASGTIAFAWIFDLLGSYGAWAEAWIFTGSILATYGMARGWTEFWLIWIGVDAVGVPLLFRAGYYPSAILYLVYAFFVLWGFAMWLRIQRRTPQGV from the coding sequence ATGAGCCTGATCGAGGCGCTGTTCGACGCCGAACTGCACATCGGCAGCGCCACGATTCTCTGGCGAGAGATCATCGGAAACGCGTTCGGAATCGGCTCCGCGATCGCGGGCGCGCGACGCTCGGTATGGGCGTGGCCCGTCGGTATAGCCGGAAATGCCTTGTTGTTCACGGTGTTCATGGGCGCACTTTTCCACACTCCGCAAGAGCTCAATCTCTACGGCCAGGCCGGCCGTCAGTTGCTGTTCATCACCGTCAGCGTCTACGGGTGGACTCAGTGGCGACGCGGGGCACGCGACTCCGGTCGCGCAGTCCTGCCCCACTGGGCGACAACTCGCGAGCGCGTCGCCATGATCGCCGTCATGGCCAGCGGCACAATCGCTTTCGCCTGGATCTTCGACCTCCTCGGCTCGTACGGAGCGTGGGCGGAGGCCTGGATCTTCACCGGCTCCATCCTCGCGACATACGGCATGGCGCGCGGCTGGACCGAATTCTGGCTCATCTGGATCGGCGTCGACGCCGTTGGTGTTCCGCTTCTTTTCCGAGCCGGCTATTACCCTTCGGCGATCCTCTATCTGGTCTATGCATTCTTCGTACTGTGGGGCTTCGCAATGTGGCTGCGCATTCAACGCCGAACTCCACAAGGGGTGTGA
- a CDS encoding pyridoxine/pyridoxamine 5'-phosphate oxidase: protein MVDADFSLPDVRTWIRGIPALTGTPPPAPECFPEKPGELFLDWLRAAVAFGVVEPHVCALSTVDGDGMPDSRFLILKDVTEGGFWFSGSAASPKGVELKENPRASLAFYWRETGQQVRIRGTVREGDDALRRRDFVERSVTARAVATASEQSEVLEDLGAYDTSVAAAEARISDDPGFVSKDWRAWCLQPESVEFWQADSGRRHQRWLYRRGSDRAWTRAVLWP from the coding sequence ATGGTTGATGCAGATTTTTCGCTGCCTGACGTACGGACGTGGATTCGCGGTATCCCCGCGCTGACCGGAACTCCGCCGCCCGCGCCCGAGTGTTTTCCGGAAAAGCCGGGGGAGTTGTTCCTCGACTGGCTCCGTGCGGCCGTGGCCTTCGGCGTCGTCGAGCCACACGTGTGTGCGCTCTCGACCGTGGACGGCGACGGTATGCCTGATTCTCGTTTCCTCATCCTCAAGGACGTGACCGAGGGTGGGTTCTGGTTCTCTGGTTCAGCTGCTTCGCCGAAAGGTGTTGAGTTGAAAGAAAATCCGCGAGCATCGCTCGCCTTCTACTGGCGCGAAACAGGCCAACAGGTCCGGATTCGCGGAACGGTTCGCGAGGGCGACGACGCACTTCGACGCCGAGACTTCGTCGAACGCTCCGTCACGGCGAGAGCGGTGGCGACGGCAAGTGAGCAGAGCGAGGTGCTCGAAGACTTAGGGGCGTACGACACGTCGGTGGCCGCTGCGGAAGCAAGAATCAGCGACGACCCAGGGTTCGTGTCGAAGGACTGGCGTGCGTGGTGCCTCCAGCCGGAGTCTGTCGAGTTCTGGCAGGCAGACTCCGGGCGTCGGCATCAGCGGTGGTTGTACCGGCGCGGCTCGGACCGAGCATGGACACGAGCAGTGCTGTGGCCCTAA
- a CDS encoding nuclear transport factor 2 family protein: protein MDLEAIVLIQRLKYRYARALDTKSWVEFADTLTVDATAIYGEQLSFDSRDSFVSFLENTLGSHIITEHQCGQPEIDVDGDTATGIWCLADTVVIPEDGMLLRGSAFYHDRYTRCSDGEWRISHTSYERTWESVVALADMPSFRLTSNKWALLQQPSFGDSVVRNVS from the coding sequence ATGGATCTCGAAGCGATTGTTCTCATCCAAAGACTCAAGTACCGATACGCACGCGCCTTGGACACCAAATCGTGGGTCGAATTCGCCGACACTCTGACCGTCGACGCCACCGCGATCTACGGAGAACAACTCAGTTTCGATTCCCGAGATTCGTTCGTCTCCTTCCTCGAGAACACTCTCGGATCACACATCATCACCGAACATCAGTGCGGGCAACCCGAGATCGACGTCGACGGAGACACTGCAACCGGGATCTGGTGCCTCGCGGACACAGTGGTCATCCCCGAAGACGGCATGCTGCTTCGCGGATCGGCCTTCTATCACGACAGATACACCCGCTGCAGCGACGGTGAATGGCGAATCTCCCACACGAGCTACGAGCGGACCTGGGAATCGGTGGTGGCGCTCGCCGACATGCCGAGTTTCCGATTGACGTCCAACAAGTGGGCGCTGCTGCAGCAACCGTCGTTCGGCGACTCGGTAGTTCGCAACGTCTCCTGA
- a CDS encoding TetR/AcrR family transcriptional regulator produces MQTGKKTGRPPTLSTTDIVEAALAGDLSELTMPSVAKRLGVSHSALYRYFADREALLRACSDHVVRQTVWPDTNRPWREFLKDFCDVLWSSFERYPGLAQVGLAVPGTPQAIIEIVEKLVGSLTAQGFTPHDAILAVDFISEVTMTQFAMMAAMDKTVSSADSRSARQAYQESWNASESLIEGIGDESTWHGRGWLDEKITIMLDGLEKRVIG; encoded by the coding sequence ATGCAGACCGGAAAGAAGACGGGGCGGCCGCCGACGTTGTCGACAACGGACATCGTCGAGGCCGCCCTGGCCGGTGATCTGAGTGAACTGACCATGCCGAGCGTGGCAAAGCGGCTGGGCGTCAGTCATTCTGCACTTTATCGCTACTTCGCAGACCGCGAAGCGCTGCTGCGTGCCTGCTCGGATCATGTTGTGCGTCAGACTGTATGGCCCGATACGAATCGTCCGTGGCGCGAATTCCTGAAGGATTTCTGCGACGTTCTGTGGTCCTCGTTCGAGCGCTATCCAGGTCTGGCCCAGGTCGGTCTCGCAGTTCCGGGCACGCCGCAGGCGATAATCGAGATCGTGGAGAAACTGGTCGGTTCGTTGACTGCGCAAGGCTTCACACCCCACGATGCGATATTGGCGGTGGACTTCATCTCCGAGGTGACCATGACGCAGTTCGCAATGATGGCGGCGATGGACAAGACCGTCAGCTCCGCCGATTCACGTTCCGCGCGACAGGCGTATCAGGAAAGTTGGAATGCATCGGAGTCGTTGATCGAGGGAATCGGCGACGAATCGACGTGGCACGGGCGAGGTTGGTTGGACGAGAAGATCACGATCATGCTCGACGGCCTGGAAAAGCGTGTTATCGGCTGA